A stretch of the Gracilinanus agilis isolate LMUSP501 chromosome 4, AgileGrace, whole genome shotgun sequence genome encodes the following:
- the ZMYND15 gene encoding zinc finger MYND domain-containing protein 15 isoform X3 translates to MEFVSGYRDEFLDFAALLFGWFRKFASERGTGVGGGNGPEGRSRLMEAQVRRLPPDPALWVLHILPNRSVGISLGQGAKQGPGPGLGAARLLGDEPPLCLRDLSPYVSFVSLEDGEEEEDGEEEGTGEEEGELEEEGEQATTSREPTQDAETPGEPEDAEEEAGGEDSSGGDTREDGGEEEMGPEKRRGKRGDAAPLHLACLLLVTDEHGTILGIDLLMGGPQGSGGRATGAEGLAQRAYTLLCHSMACPMGAGDPRRPRQLTVGDPQLHRELESLVPRLGVKLAKAPMRTWGPRPGFTFASLRARACHVCHRHSFEVKLMPCPQCGAVLYCGETCVWADWRRRPDDVSHRFWCPRLAAFMGRAGELAALPFTYTAEVTSEMFNKEAFLASRGLTRGYWTQLSMLLPGPVAPGYPPGNGPPLSLLLSGDPYQLLQGDGPPLMPPVPPDPPRGPFVPELNIQNKQSLKIHVVEAGKEFDLIMVFWELSVLLPHVALELQFVGGALPPENDQQHFTLQRDGSGVSVRPGSGVSARPGSGAKEKGSRRDLQIKISARPYHLLQGPKPDLVIGFNSGFGLKDTWLSSLPRLQSLRVPAFFTESSEYSCVMDEQTMAGATGGGTSPPQPNPFRSPFRLRAADNCMPWYCNAFIFHLVYKPPQGSGTRPAPGPAPPVPAPTVPLVPARRRRGDKRPSRGGRRRR, encoded by the exons ATGGAGTTTGTATCTGGTTATCGGGATGAGTTCTTAGACTTTGCTGCCCTTCTATTTGGCTGGTTCCGAAAGTTTGCCTCAGAGCGTGGGACTGGGGTTGGTGGGGGGAATGGGCCTGAGGGTCGATCAAGGTTGATGGAGGCCCAGGTGAGAAGATTACCCCCGGACCCTGCCCTCTGGGTCCTTCACATCTTGCCCAACCGTAGTGTGGGGATCAGTTTGGGGCAAGGTGCTAAGCAGGGACCTGGACCAGGCCTGGGAGCTGCTCGTCTCTTGGGAGATGAGCCCCCTCTCTGTCTCAGAGACCTCAGCCCCTATGTCAGCTTTGTTAGCCTTGAagatggggaggaagaagaggatggggaggaggagggcacaggtgaagaggaaggggaactggaggaggaaggagagcaggCCACCACCAGTCGGGAGCCTACTCAGGATGCTGAGACACCTGGGGAACCAGAAGATGCTGAGGAAGAGGCAGGAGGAGAGGACAGTAGCGGAGGGGACACCAGAGAggatggaggagaggaggaaatggggccagagaagagaaggggaaagagaggtg atGCTGCTCCCCTACACCTGGCCTGCCTCCTTTTGGTGACAGATGAACATGGCACTATCCTGGGCATTGACCTGCTGATGGGTGGACCCCAAGGGAGTGGAGGTAGAGCCACTGGGGCTGAAGGCCTGGCCCAAAGAGCTTACACTCTCCTCTGCCACAGCATGGCTTGCCCCATGGGAGCTGGAGACCCCCGAAGACCCCGACAACTCACAGTGGGAGATCCTCAGCTACACCG GGAACTGGAAAGCTTGGTCCCCAGGCTTGGGGTAAAGCTGGCCAAAGCCCCAATGAGAACATGGGGTCCTCGTCCTGGCTTCACTTTTGCCTCACTCCGGGCTCGTGCTTGCCATGTATGCCACAGACACAGTTTTGAGGTGAAGCTGATGCCCTG CCCACAGTGTGGTGCAGTCCTGTATTGTGGGGAAACCTGTGTTTGGGCTGACTGGCGCCGCAGACCAGATGATGTGAGCCATCGATTCTGGTGCCCAAGACTTGCAGCTTTCATGGGGCGGGCTGGGGAGCTGGCAGCCTTGCCCTTCACCTATACTGCTG AGGTAACAAGTGAGATGTTTAACAAGGAAGCATTCCTGGCCTCTCGAGGCCTCACCAGAGGATACTGGACTCAGCTCAGCATGCTACTTCCAGGTCCTGTTGCCCCAGGATACCCCCCAGGCAATGGACCTCCCCTCAGCCTCCTCCTCAGTG GAGATCCTTATCAACTACTTCAAGGAGATGGGCCCCCTCTGATGCCTCCAGTGCCTCCTGACCCACCCCGAGGCCCTTTTG TCCCAGAGCTGAACATCCAGAACAAACAATCACTGAAAATCCATGTGGTAGAAGCTGGGAAAGAGTTTGACCTCATCATGGTGTTTTGG GAGCTCTCTGTTCTGCTCCCTCACGTGGCCCTGGAGCTGCAATTTGTAGGTGGTGCTCTGCCTCCTGAAAATGACCAGCAACATTTTACCCTTCAGAGG GATGGATCAGGAGTGTCTGTCCGTCCAGGTTCCGGGGTGTCTGCCCGTCCAGGCTCAGGAGCTAAAGAGAAGGGAAGCCGTAGGGACCTACAAATCAAAATTTCTGCTCGGCCCTACCATCTGCTTCAGGGACCCAAGCCTGACTTGGTGATTG GATTTAACTCTGGCTTTGGTCTCAAGGACACCTGGTTGAGCTCTTTGCCTCGATTACAG TCCCTTAGAGTCCCTGCATTTTTCACGGAGAGTAGTGAGTACAGCTGTGTGATGGATGAACAGACCATGGCAGGGGCCACAGGAGGAGGGACCAGCCCCCCACAGCCCAACCCCTTTCGTTCACCCTTCCGACTCCGGGCAGCAGACAACTGCATGCCTTG GTACTGTAATGCCTTCATCTTTCACTTGGTCTACAAGCCTCCTCAGGGGAGTGGGACCCGCCCTGCCCCTGGACCTGCCCCCCCTGTCCCAGCCCCCACAGTCCCTCTAGTCCCTGCCAGAAGGCGAAGAGGAGACAAGAGGCCAAGTCGTGGAGGCCGAAGGCGAAGGTGA
- the ZMYND15 gene encoding zinc finger MYND domain-containing protein 15 isoform X2 — protein sequence MEFVSGYRDEFLDFAALLFGWFRKFASERGTGVGGGNGPEGRSRLMEAQVRRLPPDPALWVLHILPNRSVGISLGQGAKQGPGPGLGAARLLGDEPPLCLRDLSPYVSFVSLEDGEEEEDGEEEGTGEEEGELEEEGEQATTSREPTQDAETPGEPEDAEEEAGGEDSSGGDTREDGGEEEMGPEKRRGKRGDAAPLHLACLLLVTDEHGTILGIDLLMGGPQGSGGRATGAEGLAQRAYTLLCHSMACPMGAGDPRRPRQLTVGDPQLHRELESLVPRLGVKLAKAPMRTWGPRPGFTFASLRARACHVCHRHSFEVKLMPCPQCGAVLYCGETCVWADWRRRPDDVSHRFWCPRLAAFMGRAGELAALPFTYTAEVTSEMFNKEAFLASRGLTRGYWTQLSMLLPGPVAPGYPPGNGPPLSLLLSGDPYQLLQGDGPPLMPPVPPDPPRGPFGSWQDYYAWRGLGLDSPLAVLLTYPLTVYYVITHLVPQSFPELNIQNKQSLKIHVVEAGKEFDLIMVFWELSVLLPHVALELQFVGGALPPENDQQHFTLQRDGSGVSVRPGSGVSARPGSGAKEKGSRRDLQIKISARPYHLLQGPKPDLVIGFNSGFGLKDTWLSSLPRLQSLRVPAFFTESSEYSCVMDEQTMAGATGGGTSPPQPNPFRSPFRLRAADNCMPWYCNAFIFHLVYKPPQGSGTRPAPGPAPPVPAPTVPLVPARRRRGDKRPSRGGRRRR from the exons ATGGAGTTTGTATCTGGTTATCGGGATGAGTTCTTAGACTTTGCTGCCCTTCTATTTGGCTGGTTCCGAAAGTTTGCCTCAGAGCGTGGGACTGGGGTTGGTGGGGGGAATGGGCCTGAGGGTCGATCAAGGTTGATGGAGGCCCAGGTGAGAAGATTACCCCCGGACCCTGCCCTCTGGGTCCTTCACATCTTGCCCAACCGTAGTGTGGGGATCAGTTTGGGGCAAGGTGCTAAGCAGGGACCTGGACCAGGCCTGGGAGCTGCTCGTCTCTTGGGAGATGAGCCCCCTCTCTGTCTCAGAGACCTCAGCCCCTATGTCAGCTTTGTTAGCCTTGAagatggggaggaagaagaggatggggaggaggagggcacaggtgaagaggaaggggaactggaggaggaaggagagcaggCCACCACCAGTCGGGAGCCTACTCAGGATGCTGAGACACCTGGGGAACCAGAAGATGCTGAGGAAGAGGCAGGAGGAGAGGACAGTAGCGGAGGGGACACCAGAGAggatggaggagaggaggaaatggggccagagaagagaaggggaaagagaggtg atGCTGCTCCCCTACACCTGGCCTGCCTCCTTTTGGTGACAGATGAACATGGCACTATCCTGGGCATTGACCTGCTGATGGGTGGACCCCAAGGGAGTGGAGGTAGAGCCACTGGGGCTGAAGGCCTGGCCCAAAGAGCTTACACTCTCCTCTGCCACAGCATGGCTTGCCCCATGGGAGCTGGAGACCCCCGAAGACCCCGACAACTCACAGTGGGAGATCCTCAGCTACACCG GGAACTGGAAAGCTTGGTCCCCAGGCTTGGGGTAAAGCTGGCCAAAGCCCCAATGAGAACATGGGGTCCTCGTCCTGGCTTCACTTTTGCCTCACTCCGGGCTCGTGCTTGCCATGTATGCCACAGACACAGTTTTGAGGTGAAGCTGATGCCCTG CCCACAGTGTGGTGCAGTCCTGTATTGTGGGGAAACCTGTGTTTGGGCTGACTGGCGCCGCAGACCAGATGATGTGAGCCATCGATTCTGGTGCCCAAGACTTGCAGCTTTCATGGGGCGGGCTGGGGAGCTGGCAGCCTTGCCCTTCACCTATACTGCTG AGGTAACAAGTGAGATGTTTAACAAGGAAGCATTCCTGGCCTCTCGAGGCCTCACCAGAGGATACTGGACTCAGCTCAGCATGCTACTTCCAGGTCCTGTTGCCCCAGGATACCCCCCAGGCAATGGACCTCCCCTCAGCCTCCTCCTCAGTG GAGATCCTTATCAACTACTTCAAGGAGATGGGCCCCCTCTGATGCCTCCAGTGCCTCCTGACCCACCCCGAGGCCCTTTTG GTTCCTGGCAGGATTACTATGCATGGCGTGGCTTGGGCCTGGACTCTCCCTTGGCTGTCCTCCTTACCTATCCACTGACTGTCTACTATGTTATTACCCACCTGGTGCCCCAGTCTT TCCCAGAGCTGAACATCCAGAACAAACAATCACTGAAAATCCATGTGGTAGAAGCTGGGAAAGAGTTTGACCTCATCATGGTGTTTTGG GAGCTCTCTGTTCTGCTCCCTCACGTGGCCCTGGAGCTGCAATTTGTAGGTGGTGCTCTGCCTCCTGAAAATGACCAGCAACATTTTACCCTTCAGAGG GATGGATCAGGAGTGTCTGTCCGTCCAGGTTCCGGGGTGTCTGCCCGTCCAGGCTCAGGAGCTAAAGAGAAGGGAAGCCGTAGGGACCTACAAATCAAAATTTCTGCTCGGCCCTACCATCTGCTTCAGGGACCCAAGCCTGACTTGGTGATTG GATTTAACTCTGGCTTTGGTCTCAAGGACACCTGGTTGAGCTCTTTGCCTCGATTACAG TCCCTTAGAGTCCCTGCATTTTTCACGGAGAGTAGTGAGTACAGCTGTGTGATGGATGAACAGACCATGGCAGGGGCCACAGGAGGAGGGACCAGCCCCCCACAGCCCAACCCCTTTCGTTCACCCTTCCGACTCCGGGCAGCAGACAACTGCATGCCTTG GTACTGTAATGCCTTCATCTTTCACTTGGTCTACAAGCCTCCTCAGGGGAGTGGGACCCGCCCTGCCCCTGGACCTGCCCCCCCTGTCCCAGCCCCCACAGTCCCTCTAGTCCCTGCCAGAAGGCGAAGAGGAGACAAGAGGCCAAGTCGTGGAGGCCGAAGGCGAAGGTGA
- the ZMYND15 gene encoding zinc finger MYND domain-containing protein 15 isoform X1, with translation MEFVSGYRDEFLDFAALLFGWFRKFASERGTGVGGGNGPEGRSRLMEAQVRRLPPDPALWVLHILPNRSVGISLGQGAKQGPGPGLGAARLLGDEPPLCLRDLSPYVSFVSLEDGEEEEDGEEEGTGEEEGELEEEGEQATTSREPTQDAETPGEPEDAEEEAGGEDSSGGDTREDGGEEEMGPEKRRGKRGDAAPLHLACLLLVTDEHGTILGIDLLMGGPQGSGGRATGAEGLAQRAYTLLCHSMACPMGAGDPRRPRQLTVGDPQLHRELESLVPRLGVKLAKAPMRTWGPRPGFTFASLRARACHVCHRHSFEVKLMPCPQCGAVLYCGETCVWADWRRRPDDVSHRFWCPRLAAFMGRAGELAALPFTYTAEVTSEMFNKEAFLASRGLTRGYWTQLSMLLPGPVAPGYPPGNGPPLSLLLSGDPYQLLQGDGPPLMPPVPPDPPRGPFGSWQDYYAWRGLGLDSPLAVLLTYPLTVYYVITHLVPQSFPELNIQNKQSLKIHVVEAGKEFDLIMVFWELSVLLPHVALELQFVGGALPPENDQQHFTLQRDGSGVSVRPGSGVSARPGSGAKEKGSRRDLQIKISARPYHLLQGPKPDLVIECSLHSLPSASSSGFNSGFGLKDTWLSSLPRLQSLRVPAFFTESSEYSCVMDEQTMAGATGGGTSPPQPNPFRSPFRLRAADNCMPWYCNAFIFHLVYKPPQGSGTRPAPGPAPPVPAPTVPLVPARRRRGDKRPSRGGRRRR, from the exons ATGGAGTTTGTATCTGGTTATCGGGATGAGTTCTTAGACTTTGCTGCCCTTCTATTTGGCTGGTTCCGAAAGTTTGCCTCAGAGCGTGGGACTGGGGTTGGTGGGGGGAATGGGCCTGAGGGTCGATCAAGGTTGATGGAGGCCCAGGTGAGAAGATTACCCCCGGACCCTGCCCTCTGGGTCCTTCACATCTTGCCCAACCGTAGTGTGGGGATCAGTTTGGGGCAAGGTGCTAAGCAGGGACCTGGACCAGGCCTGGGAGCTGCTCGTCTCTTGGGAGATGAGCCCCCTCTCTGTCTCAGAGACCTCAGCCCCTATGTCAGCTTTGTTAGCCTTGAagatggggaggaagaagaggatggggaggaggagggcacaggtgaagaggaaggggaactggaggaggaaggagagcaggCCACCACCAGTCGGGAGCCTACTCAGGATGCTGAGACACCTGGGGAACCAGAAGATGCTGAGGAAGAGGCAGGAGGAGAGGACAGTAGCGGAGGGGACACCAGAGAggatggaggagaggaggaaatggggccagagaagagaaggggaaagagaggtg atGCTGCTCCCCTACACCTGGCCTGCCTCCTTTTGGTGACAGATGAACATGGCACTATCCTGGGCATTGACCTGCTGATGGGTGGACCCCAAGGGAGTGGAGGTAGAGCCACTGGGGCTGAAGGCCTGGCCCAAAGAGCTTACACTCTCCTCTGCCACAGCATGGCTTGCCCCATGGGAGCTGGAGACCCCCGAAGACCCCGACAACTCACAGTGGGAGATCCTCAGCTACACCG GGAACTGGAAAGCTTGGTCCCCAGGCTTGGGGTAAAGCTGGCCAAAGCCCCAATGAGAACATGGGGTCCTCGTCCTGGCTTCACTTTTGCCTCACTCCGGGCTCGTGCTTGCCATGTATGCCACAGACACAGTTTTGAGGTGAAGCTGATGCCCTG CCCACAGTGTGGTGCAGTCCTGTATTGTGGGGAAACCTGTGTTTGGGCTGACTGGCGCCGCAGACCAGATGATGTGAGCCATCGATTCTGGTGCCCAAGACTTGCAGCTTTCATGGGGCGGGCTGGGGAGCTGGCAGCCTTGCCCTTCACCTATACTGCTG AGGTAACAAGTGAGATGTTTAACAAGGAAGCATTCCTGGCCTCTCGAGGCCTCACCAGAGGATACTGGACTCAGCTCAGCATGCTACTTCCAGGTCCTGTTGCCCCAGGATACCCCCCAGGCAATGGACCTCCCCTCAGCCTCCTCCTCAGTG GAGATCCTTATCAACTACTTCAAGGAGATGGGCCCCCTCTGATGCCTCCAGTGCCTCCTGACCCACCCCGAGGCCCTTTTG GTTCCTGGCAGGATTACTATGCATGGCGTGGCTTGGGCCTGGACTCTCCCTTGGCTGTCCTCCTTACCTATCCACTGACTGTCTACTATGTTATTACCCACCTGGTGCCCCAGTCTT TCCCAGAGCTGAACATCCAGAACAAACAATCACTGAAAATCCATGTGGTAGAAGCTGGGAAAGAGTTTGACCTCATCATGGTGTTTTGG GAGCTCTCTGTTCTGCTCCCTCACGTGGCCCTGGAGCTGCAATTTGTAGGTGGTGCTCTGCCTCCTGAAAATGACCAGCAACATTTTACCCTTCAGAGG GATGGATCAGGAGTGTCTGTCCGTCCAGGTTCCGGGGTGTCTGCCCGTCCAGGCTCAGGAGCTAAAGAGAAGGGAAGCCGTAGGGACCTACAAATCAAAATTTCTGCTCGGCCCTACCATCTGCTTCAGGGACCCAAGCCTGACTTGGTGATTG agtgctcccttcactctctcccttctgcctcttcctCAGGATTTAACTCTGGCTTTGGTCTCAAGGACACCTGGTTGAGCTCTTTGCCTCGATTACAG TCCCTTAGAGTCCCTGCATTTTTCACGGAGAGTAGTGAGTACAGCTGTGTGATGGATGAACAGACCATGGCAGGGGCCACAGGAGGAGGGACCAGCCCCCCACAGCCCAACCCCTTTCGTTCACCCTTCCGACTCCGGGCAGCAGACAACTGCATGCCTTG GTACTGTAATGCCTTCATCTTTCACTTGGTCTACAAGCCTCCTCAGGGGAGTGGGACCCGCCCTGCCCCTGGACCTGCCCCCCCTGTCCCAGCCCCCACAGTCCCTCTAGTCCCTGCCAGAAGGCGAAGAGGAGACAAGAGGCCAAGTCGTGGAGGCCGAAGGCGAAGGTGA
- the VMO1 gene encoding vitelline membrane outer layer protein 1 homolog: MISGIRSMALLLLLLESCLRSDSAEYNGFREREGRLYTAVVEVPNGGPWGDWAWPEMCPDGFFASGFSLKVEPSQGIPVDDTALNGVRLHCSRGDAERNTHVVESQSGRWGAWSEPQWCPDGSFLNSFSLRVEEPRIPGDNTAANNVRFRCSGGEEVEGPGLEWGEFGSWSDSCPKGVCGLQTKLEAPRGLRDDTALNDLRLFCCSS, encoded by the exons ATGATTTCGGGAATTCGGTCCATGGCGCTGTTATTGCTCCTCCTGGAATCTTGTCTCAGGTCAGACTCTGCTGAATACAACGGTTTCAGGGAGCGCGAAGGGCGCCTCTACACCGCTGTTGTCGAGGTGCCCAACGGCGGACCCTGGGGAGACTGGGCGTGGCCCGAGATGTGTCCGGATGGATTCTTCGCCAGTGGCTTCTCCCTCAAG GTCGAGCCCTCCCAGGGCATCCCTGTAGATGACACGGCCCTGAACGGAGTCCGGCTTCACTGCTCCCGAGGCGACGCTGAGCGTAACACTCACGTAGTGGAGTCTCAGTCTGGCAG GTGGGGAGCATGGTCTGAGCCGCAGTGGTGTCCTGATGGCAGCTTCCTCAACTCCTTCTCCCTACGGGTGGAAGAGCCTAGGATTCCTGGAGACAATACTGCTGCTAACAACGTGCGCTTCCGCTGCTCAGGGGGCGAAGAAGTGGAGGGGCCCGGCCTGGAGTGGGGCGAGTTTGGATCTTGGAGTGACAGTTGCCCCAAGGGTGTGTGCGGCCTCCAAACCAAACTGGAGGCCCCTCGTGGCCTCAGAGATGATACAGCACTCAACGACCTTCGTCTTTTCTGTTGTAGCAGCTGA
- the TM4SF5 gene encoding transmembrane 4 L6 family member 5 — protein MCTGKCARCLGLSLIPLSLICILANILLLVPNAETKWTDHLSKHVWFMAGFLGGGLLVLCPGIAAVRAGGKGCCGAGCCGNRCRMLRSVFSSAFGVLGSLYCLSVSGAALNIGPRCQTKDNNWNYPFENIDSNYLSNSTLWELCQNPPNVVAWNVGLFAILSAASALELVLCGIQLVNAAIGVFCGDCRKRGEP, from the exons ATGTGTACAGGGAAGTGTGCCCGATGTCTTGGGCTCAGCCTTATTCCACTGTCCCTCATCTGCATACTGGCCAATATCCTCCTTCTGGTGCCCAACGCGGAGACCAAGTGGACTGACCATCTCAGCAAGCATGTGTGGTTCATGGCAGGCTTTCTTGGCGGGGGCCTTTTG GTACTATGCCCTGGAATAGCTGCTGTTCGTGCTGGGGGCAAAGGGTGCTGTGGAGCTGGCTGCTGTGGAAATCGTTGCCGG ATGCTGCGCTCCGtcttctcttctgcttttggGGTTCTTGGGTCCCTTTATTGCCTCTCGGTTTCCGGAGCAGCGCTTAACATCGGGCCCCGATGCCAGACAAAAGACAACAACTGGAACTATCCCTTCGAAAACATCGA CTCGAATTACCTGAGTAACAGTACGCTGTGGGAGCTGTGCCAGAACCCTCCGAACGTGGTGGCGTGGAACGTGGGGCTGTTCGCGATTCTGTCTGCGGCATCGGCCCTGGAACTAGTGCTATGCGGCATACAGCTAGTGAACGCTGCCATAGGAGTGTTTTGCGGGGATTGCCGGAAAAGAGGAG AACCATGA